A single genomic interval of Schistocerca americana isolate TAMUIC-IGC-003095 chromosome 2, iqSchAmer2.1, whole genome shotgun sequence harbors:
- the LOC124595294 gene encoding ankyrin repeat and BTB/POZ domain-containing protein 1, giving the protein MREELFRCCKQGNATRVKYLLENTDIDPNVRDEWDSTPLYYACLCGHSQVVDLLLMNGAHCDANTFDGERCVYAALTDEISEKLRSYRVLSSRTMRRDYYDEFLRRLLQCSEYSDVTFVVHDEEFHLHKCILSSRSAYFCDKFRAKWQDRQVVTIKNSLVKSNAFRALIQYLYTGRLETHLDSVDDCILLSSNCKLFVLEEELKKALKKVTSSEYVKPGMHVKVIVLESSELTGQLQEDFGRMADDVVSCYEPQNFADLCLYVDGRSFYCHKLFVCGRSEYFSTLVRKDHFNEVNIDTEFDVPVIRINGVPVEVLAAVLYYIYTNAVNVPPDLLLDLLHAADMYLLPGLKKSCAALLGQYLNTECVMAYLHTARLLGLPQLEDQCAKFIAQNIYTMRNNKSLHQMILQDAMDIQHRQETDSISIVDDIRYHITSHIASISETIEANNKLKEIDELLETLGLDA; this is encoded by the coding sequence ATGAGAGAAGAACTGTTCAGATGTTGTAAACAAGGAAATGCAACGCGAGTGAAGTACTTACTAGAAAACACTGACATCGATCCAAATGTTAGAGACGAATGGGATAGTACTCCGTTATATTATGCTTGTCTCTGTGGTCACAGTCAGGTGGTTGACTTGTTGCTAATGAATGGTGCTCATTGTGATGCCAATACTTTTGATGGAGAGCGTTGTGTTTATGCAGCACTTACTGACGAAATATCGGAAAAGCTACGAAGTTACAGAGTTCTGTCCAGTCGTACGATGCGACGTGATTATTATGACGAATTCTTGCGCCGCCTTTTGCAGTGTAGTGAATACAGCGATGTAACATTTGTTGTTCACGACGAAGAGTTTCATTTGCACAAATGTATACTTTCCTCAAGATCAGCATACTTTTGCGACAAGTTTAGAGCCAAATGGCAAGATAGACAAGTTGTGACTATTAAGAACAGTTTAGTAAAGTCGAACGCTTTTAGAGCACTGATACAATACTTGTACACAGGACGTTTAGAAACCCACCTGGACTCTGTGGATGATTGTATTCTTCTGAGTTCCAATTGCAAGCTGTTTGTCCTGGAAGAAGAGTTGAAGAAAGCACTTAAAAAAGTTACTTCTTCTGAATATGTCAAACCAGGTATGCATGTCAAAGTTATTGTGTTAGAATCGTCTGAGCTTACCGGTCAACTTCAAGAAGACTTTGGAAGAATGGCTGATGACGTTGTAAGCTGTTATGAACCGCAAAACTTTGCTGATTTGTGTTTATACGTTGACGGGCGTTCATTTTATTGTCATAAATTGTTTGTTTGTGGCCGGAGTGAATATTTTAGCACCTTAGTGAGAAAGGATCATTTCAATGAAGTGAATATTGATACCGAGTTTGATGTTCCAGTGATAAGAATTAATGGAGTGCCTGTGGAAGTCCTTGCAGCAGTATTGTATTATATATATACCAATGCTGTCAATGTTCCTCCTGACCTTTTATTGGATCTTCTACATGCTGCTGACATGTATTTGTTACCAGGTCTAAAAAAGTCTTGTGCAGCATTGTTGGGTCAGTATTTGAACACAGAATGTGTGATGGCATACTTACACACAGCACGTTTGCTTGGCTTACCACAACTTGAAGACCAGTGTGCAAAATTCATTGCACAGAACATTTACACAATGCGGAATAATAAATCATTACATCAGATGATTTTACAAGATGCAATGGATATTCAACATCGACAAGAGACGGACAGTATTTCTATTGTTGATGACATCAGGTACCATATCACCTCACACATTGCCAGTATCAGTGAAACAATTGAAGCAAATAACAAGTTGAAGGAAATTGATGAATTGCTTGAAACCTTGGGGCTGGATGCATAA